The Triticum aestivum cultivar Chinese Spring chromosome 3A, IWGSC CS RefSeq v2.1, whole genome shotgun sequence genome includes a region encoding these proteins:
- the LOC123058872 gene encoding probable F-box protein At2g36090 — protein sequence MPTTTVEDLPADVLACALRRLDGPSLAAASCATAGLRALAAEPETWRALCIARWPSLLQTQQRDILGSAAVSPQRLFADAFPFPSSSTDAAPVTAADQCLPGELISAVDVYHKGAPLFSRVVETSTSSSWFLTSPFRVDAVECKDPVPAASFSPSDLELSWIVVDPRSGRAVNVSSRRAVAVDRHWYTGETLVRFAVVLGGSKFEATVTCSEEAGYLREVSLTVEDAGNAAVSGEGSLRLLAAAMEGPRKGGEKEREDAKRRYEEFVRSKRGRKESKARREVLVDLCCSAVGAVAVLSFLASVVLR from the coding sequence ATGCCGACGACCACCGTGGAGGACCTGCCCGCCGACGTGCTGGCCTGCGCGCTGCGCCGCCTCGACGGCCCGTCGCTGGCCGCCGCGAGCTGCGCCACGGCAGGCCTCCGCGCCCTCGCCGCGGAGCCCGAGACGTGGCGCGCGCTCTGCATCGCACGGTGGCCGTCGCTGCTGCAGACCCAGCAGCGCGACATCCTCGGCTCCGCGGCCGTCTCTCCGCAGCGCCTCTTCGCCGACGCCTTCCCCTTCCCGTCCAGTTCCACGGATGCTGCTCCCGTCACCGCGGCTGATCAATGTCTCCCCGGCGAGCTGATCTCCGCCGTGGACGTGTACCACAAGGGAGCGCCCCTCTTCTCCCGGGTCGTGGAGACGTCCACGTCGTCCTCGTGGTTCCTGACCTCGCCGTTCCGCGTTGACGCCGTCGAGTGCAAGGACCCGGTGCCGGCCGCCTCGTTCTCTCCGTCGGACTTGGAGCTCAGCTGGATCGTCGTTGACCCCCGAAGCGGCCGGGCGGTGAACGTGTCGAGCCGGCGGGCCGTGGCCGTGGATAGACACTGGTACACCGGCGAGACGTTGGTGCGGTTCGCGGTGGTGCTCGGCGGGAGCAAGTTCGAGGCCACAGTCACCTGCTCGGAGGAGGCCGGATACCTTAGGGAGGTCAGCCTCACCGTCGAGGACGCCGGAAACGCGGCGGTGAGCGGCGAAGGCAGCCTGCGGCTTCTTGCAGCCGCAATGGAAGGGCCGAGgaaaggaggggagaaggaaagggaggatGCCAAGAGGAGGTACGAGGAGTTCGTGAGGAGCAAGAGGGGGCGGAAGGAGTCCAAGGCAAGGCGGGAGGTGCTCGTCGACTTGTGCTGCTCCGCCGTCGGCGCCGTCGCCGTGCTCAGCTTCCTCGCCTCCGTCGTGCTACGGTAG